In Clostridium sp. SY8519, one genomic interval encodes:
- a CDS encoding B12-binding domain-containing radical SAM protein: MKLLLTAINAKYIHSNLAVSSLRAYAEKRGIRTEALIATINQQREDIFRAIYEKRPDVLFFSVYIWNAELVAWLAQEYHRLCPRVPIWVGGPEVSYESEQYLRDHPAVTGILTGEGEETFLELARWYLGQMPEACRKAAFACGKAPLPEHPEDGRRSIRGLVLRNAFGDPVYTGSRPPIRMDDLPFCYESMAASPGDFAHRIIYYESSRGCPYSCSYCLSSADQNLRERSLPLVFQELQFFLDRRVQQVKFVDRTFNCRAERATAIWSYLAEHDNGVTNFHFEIGADLLRPEQVELVARMRPGLVQFEIGVQTTNPETIREVSRSMDLQRLKQAVRAIQKTGKAHQHLDLIAGLPYEGKERFARSFDEIYALKPEQLQLGFLKVLKGSRMYAEAEKYGILFHASPPYEVMRTRWIRYEELLEIKDVEAMLEIYYNSGQYPASIRLLETFFSSAYQMFLALARYERRCCPEGGSVSRPKRSRMLLEFFPLCEQGASGDAAGDAKSGPAAADDEKSTPDTAEMESMASEAVLYDLYSRENLKKRPEWAREIRSLRGAFRTYSRKHGLDGKYIHMEPFSAAFIRWLEGQQLLPEAEPSAERTSTEGKLAEGKTAAGKPTAGTGAADRGGRPGPDDGAGEICLLFDYEHRSPLTGMAEIRRIKNWQSQNEPEKS; this comes from the coding sequence ATGAAGCTGTTACTGACTGCAATTAACGCAAAATATATCCACAGCAATCTGGCTGTCAGCAGCCTGCGGGCCTATGCGGAGAAGCGCGGGATCCGCACAGAGGCCCTGATTGCCACCATTAATCAGCAGAGAGAGGATATTTTTCGCGCGATTTATGAAAAGCGGCCGGATGTCCTGTTTTTCTCTGTCTATATCTGGAACGCGGAACTGGTGGCATGGCTGGCGCAGGAATACCACAGACTCTGTCCCCGGGTGCCGATCTGGGTCGGCGGACCGGAAGTGTCCTATGAATCCGAACAGTATCTGCGGGATCATCCGGCAGTTACCGGGATTCTGACGGGAGAAGGAGAAGAGACTTTCCTGGAACTGGCCCGCTGGTATCTCGGGCAGATGCCCGAAGCATGCAGAAAGGCGGCCTTTGCGTGTGGGAAAGCGCCGCTGCCGGAACATCCGGAAGACGGCAGAAGAAGCATCCGGGGGCTGGTGCTGCGCAATGCGTTCGGCGATCCGGTGTATACCGGATCCCGGCCGCCCATACGGATGGATGACCTGCCGTTTTGCTATGAATCCATGGCGGCCTCCCCGGGCGATTTTGCCCATCGGATCATCTATTACGAGTCCAGCCGGGGATGTCCCTATTCCTGCAGTTACTGTCTTTCTTCCGCGGACCAGAACCTCAGGGAACGGAGCCTGCCCCTGGTCTTTCAGGAGCTGCAGTTTTTTCTGGACCGCAGGGTGCAGCAGGTAAAATTCGTAGACCGCACCTTCAACTGCCGGGCAGAGCGGGCCACAGCCATCTGGAGCTACCTGGCGGAGCATGACAACGGTGTGACCAATTTTCACTTTGAAATCGGCGCGGATCTGCTGCGTCCGGAACAGGTGGAGCTGGTGGCTCGGATGCGTCCGGGACTGGTGCAGTTTGAAATCGGGGTGCAGACCACCAATCCGGAGACCATCCGGGAAGTCAGCCGCAGCATGGATCTGCAGCGGCTCAAGCAGGCAGTGCGGGCGATACAGAAGACCGGCAAAGCCCATCAGCATCTGGATCTGATCGCGGGCCTGCCTTATGAAGGAAAAGAGCGGTTTGCCCGTTCCTTTGATGAAATCTACGCCCTGAAGCCGGAGCAGCTGCAGCTGGGGTTTCTGAAAGTGCTGAAAGGCTCCCGGATGTATGCGGAAGCGGAAAAATACGGCATTCTGTTCCATGCCTCGCCGCCCTATGAAGTGATGCGGACCCGATGGATCCGTTATGAGGAACTGCTGGAAATCAAGGACGTGGAGGCGATGCTGGAGATTTATTATAACAGCGGACAGTATCCGGCATCCATTCGTCTGCTGGAAACCTTTTTCTCCAGTGCCTACCAGATGTTTCTGGCCCTGGCCCGCTATGAACGGCGGTGCTGCCCGGAAGGCGGATCCGTCAGCCGGCCGAAGCGCAGCCGGATGCTTCTGGAGTTTTTTCCGCTCTGTGAGCAGGGGGCATCCGGAGATGCGGCAGGCGATGCGAAAAGTGGTCCGGCTGCTGCAGATGATGAGAAGAGCACCCCGGACACGGCAGAGATGGAAAGCATGGCATCAGAAGCAGTGCTCTACGATCTGTACAGCAGGGAAAATCTGAAAAAACGCCCGGAATGGGCACGGGAAATACGGAGCCTGCGGGGTGCCTTCCGGACCTACAGCAGAAAACACGGACTGGATGGAAAGTATATCCATATGGAACCATTCTCAGCGGCATTCATCCGCTGGCTGGAAGGGCAGCAGCTTCTTCCGGAAGCGGAACCATCGGCAGAAAGAACATCGACAGAGGGAAAACTTGCAGAAGGAAAAACAGCAGCGGGAAAACCGACAGCAGGAACTGGCGCGGCAGACCGCGGCGGCAGGCCGGGGCCGGACGACGGGGCCGGAGAAATCTGCCTGTTATTTGATTATGAACATCGCAGCCCGCTGACCGGGATGGCGGAAATCAGGAGGATAAAAAATTGGCAATCGCAAAACGAACCAGAGAAATCTTAA
- the nth gene encoding endonuclease III, with the protein MAKRTREILRRLDEAYGTEQICYLNHENAWQLLIAVILSAQCTDARVNLVTKDLYQKYDTLQKFAEADVEEMEQDIRSIGFYRNKARNIINCARKLISDFGGEVPSALEDLISLPGVGRKTANVIRGNIYKDPSIVVDTHVKRISNRLGFTKEQDPEKIEYDLMKKLPKDHWISYNMQIITLGRTICTARSPKCGECFLSDLCKAEDKRVEK; encoded by the coding sequence ATCGCAAAACGAACCAGAGAAATCTTAAGACGCCTGGACGAGGCATATGGAACGGAGCAGATCTGCTATCTGAATCATGAAAATGCCTGGCAGCTGCTGATCGCGGTAATCCTGAGCGCGCAGTGTACCGATGCCAGAGTCAATCTTGTGACGAAAGATCTCTATCAGAAATACGATACTCTTCAGAAGTTCGCGGAGGCGGATGTGGAAGAGATGGAACAGGATATCCGTTCCATCGGATTTTACCGGAACAAGGCCAGAAATATCATTAACTGCGCCCGGAAGCTGATCAGCGATTTCGGCGGGGAGGTGCCGTCTGCCCTGGAAGATCTGATCTCTCTGCCCGGTGTGGGCAGAAAAACAGCCAACGTCATCCGGGGAAACATTTACAAAGACCCGAGCATCGTGGTGGATACCCATGTGAAACGGATCTCCAACCGGCTGGGATTTACGAAGGAACAGGATCCGGAAAAGATTGAGTACGATCTGATGAAAAAGCTGCCGAAGGACCACTGGATCAGCTATAACATGCAGATCATTACCCTGGGGCGCACGATCTGCACGGCCCGGTCGCCGAAATGCGGGGAATGTTTTCTGAGCGACCTGTGCAAGGCGGAGGATAAGAGAGTGGAAAAGTAA
- a CDS encoding DUF6056 family protein, protein MKNSIKSIFTLNIKIHIIILLIIMLVANFFTPRIVDDLGQKVTDGIDFTILFSYIKRRYFSWSGRAIADFNNSFFLGLPKGVFNIVNAGMYVLFIYLLCRHSFGAQKPKKEKVVLSFLIAQILVFFNIPNFGQVILWESGAANYLWNGVFILAFLLPYRCYSDGACRTQNEDVIGYYKKHKVLFFFLSFLGIIAGWTNENTAGGLIFLEVIFVIQLLIHKKRVPLFLWTGLGTSILGFAAMILAPIIFAKPKI, encoded by the coding sequence ATGAAAAATAGTATAAAAAGTATATTTACTTTAAATATAAAAATTCACATTATTATTTTATTGATAATCATGCTAGTTGCAAATTTCTTTACACCAAGGATTGTTGATGACCTGGGACAGAAAGTGACGGATGGTATTGATTTTACAATATTATTTTCTTACATTAAAAGACGATATTTTTCCTGGTCAGGTAGGGCGATTGCGGATTTTAACAATTCGTTTTTCTTAGGACTCCCTAAGGGAGTGTTTAATATAGTTAATGCAGGGATGTATGTGTTGTTTATTTATCTGCTCTGCAGACATTCTTTTGGCGCACAGAAACCGAAAAAGGAAAAAGTAGTTTTATCTTTTCTAATTGCACAGATATTAGTATTTTTTAATATTCCAAATTTTGGCCAGGTGATTCTTTGGGAATCAGGAGCAGCTAATTATTTATGGAATGGTGTATTTATTCTAGCGTTTCTCCTTCCCTATAGATGCTATTCAGATGGAGCCTGCAGAACTCAGAACGAGGATGTTATAGGTTATTATAAAAAACACAAAGTATTGTTTTTTTTCCTGTCCTTTTTGGGAATTATTGCAGGTTGGACGAATGAGAATACGGCAGGCGGATTAATCTTTTTAGAAGTAATATTTGTGATACAGTTGCTTATTCATAAAAAGAGAGTGCCACTATTTTTATGGACAGGGTTAGGGACATCCATTCTTGGATTTGCAGCTATGATATTAGCCCCAATTATATTCGCCAAGCCAAAGATATAG
- a CDS encoding DUF6056 family protein gives MDRVRDIHSWICSYDISPNYIRQAKDIAHTPMAHTSNTIENIAKDIVGIIKVYIGYPGLRYVLICFIALFAVLIVIKQTEGLKAAMLYGVVSLLVTVAYSATGQSPFFHRGLFGSSFFFIIAVLILVKELIENRTGFQISAVISSVVVFFMILQGILSGIGVVSLYQQETIRQRYTIEQSAKGNKNPTIPLIERTQDSVWNPFNGLLDISADPTYWTNSCFNNYFHTESVVATDRERWRHFYQNGNPSLMNITNRSDYIKKGLKQTGLTNMIVLGEHLPQDLKTFLKENGINNPSNFAVLLVENKKVISIPKTTLIKNPSLKIGKTVVKVIFSGKKVSFTSADFTWSDNYINNSAVISFDENNAVCDYVLLNVAKDRVIR, from the coding sequence ATGGACAGGGTTAGGGACATCCATTCTTGGATTTGCAGCTATGATATTAGCCCCAATTATATTCGCCAAGCCAAAGATATAGCTCATACACCAATGGCACATACTTCTAATACGATCGAAAATATTGCAAAGGACATTGTTGGAATTATAAAAGTTTATATTGGTTATCCGGGGTTAAGGTATGTTCTGATTTGTTTTATCGCACTGTTTGCTGTATTGATTGTAATAAAACAAACAGAAGGTCTTAAGGCAGCAATGCTCTATGGAGTGGTTTCATTGTTGGTAACCGTAGCATATTCAGCTACAGGTCAGTCTCCGTTTTTTCATCGTGGATTATTTGGATCCTCCTTCTTTTTTATCATAGCAGTTTTAATTTTAGTAAAGGAGTTAATAGAAAATAGAACGGGGTTTCAAATTTCTGCTGTTATATCATCTGTAGTGGTCTTTTTTATGATATTGCAAGGGATTCTTTCCGGTATCGGAGTAGTTTCTCTTTATCAACAGGAGACTATTCGGCAGAGATATACGATTGAGCAAAGTGCTAAAGGAAATAAAAATCCGACTATTCCATTAATTGAACGTACACAGGATTCTGTCTGGAATCCTTTCAATGGGTTACTGGATATTTCAGCAGATCCAACGTATTGGACCAATTCATGTTTCAACAATTATTTTCATACAGAATCAGTTGTTGCTACAGACAGAGAAAGATGGAGACATTTTTATCAAAATGGAAATCCATCACTTATGAATATTACAAATAGGTCTGACTACATAAAAAAAGGATTAAAACAAACAGGATTAACGAATATGATTGTTTTAGGAGAACATTTGCCACAGGATCTAAAAACATTTTTAAAAGAAAACGGAATCAATAATCCATCAAATTTTGCAGTGCTTTTAGTTGAAAATAAGAAAGTTATATCTATACCGAAAACAACACTTATTAAAAATCCGTCATTGAAAATAGGTAAAACTGTTGTAAAAGTAATATTTTCGGGTAAAAAGGTATCCTTCACGTCTGCAGATTTTACATGGAGTGATAATTACATAAATAACTCTGCGGTAATATCATTTGATGAAAATAATGCAGTATGTGATTATGTCTTACTTAATGTAGCAAAAGACCGTGTGATTAGATAG
- a CDS encoding glycosyltransferase family 2 protein: MTKLLSAIIPCFNEQDNVEYFYEEFMKNRSFFEKNELEYELIYVDDGSKDETIRKIKEINEKDSRVGLISFSRNFGKEAAMYAGLQEANGDYVAIMDADLQDPPSLLPKMFSYIMEGYDQVATRRTTREGEPPIRSWFAKRFYHLINRFSKTEIVDGSRDFRLMTRQVVDSILEVTEYNRFSKGLFSWVGYKTKWIDFENVERKYGQTKWSFWSLFRYALDGIVAYSTVPLALASFFGIIFCIIALLMIIFIIIRKIIFGDPTPGWPSMVCIILIIGGIQLLCVGIIGQYLAKTYLEVKNRPIFLVSEKVKPEKKWVETKKDVKKADRKI; the protein is encoded by the coding sequence ATGACGAAACTATTAAGTGCAATTATTCCATGTTTTAATGAACAGGATAATGTGGAATATTTTTATGAAGAATTTATGAAAAACAGATCTTTCTTTGAGAAAAATGAGTTAGAATATGAGCTTATTTATGTAGATGATGGATCAAAGGATGAAACAATTCGAAAGATAAAGGAAATTAATGAGAAGGACAGTAGAGTTGGATTAATTTCTTTTTCACGAAACTTTGGAAAAGAGGCTGCGATGTACGCCGGATTGCAGGAAGCAAATGGAGATTATGTTGCCATTATGGATGCAGATTTACAAGATCCTCCATCTCTTTTACCGAAAATGTTCTCTTACATTATGGAAGGCTACGATCAAGTTGCAACAAGGCGAACCACAAGGGAGGGAGAACCACCAATTCGTAGTTGGTTTGCAAAAAGGTTTTATCATTTGATTAATCGTTTTTCAAAAACAGAGATTGTTGATGGATCTCGCGATTTTCGTTTAATGACTCGACAAGTAGTAGACTCTATACTGGAGGTAACAGAATATAATAGATTTTCTAAAGGACTATTCTCGTGGGTTGGGTATAAGACTAAGTGGATTGACTTTGAAAATGTGGAGCGAAAATATGGACAAACCAAGTGGTCATTTTGGTCACTTTTTCGGTATGCATTAGATGGAATCGTTGCGTATTCCACGGTGCCCCTTGCGCTTGCAAGCTTTTTTGGAATTATTTTTTGTATCATTGCATTATTGATGATTATTTTTATAATTATCCGAAAAATTATTTTTGGTGATCCGACACCAGGATGGCCAAGTATGGTTTGTATTATACTTATTATTGGTGGAATACAACTTCTGTGTGTAGGAATTATAGGGCAGTATCTTGCCAAAACGTACCTTGAAGTAAAAAATAGACCGATTTTTTTGGTGAGTGAAAAAGTTAAGCCGGAGAAAAAATGGGTAGAAACGAAAAAAGATGTTAAAAAAGCTGATCGAAAAATATAA
- a CDS encoding GtrA family protein: MLKKLIEKYKDIIPYGVFGVLTTLVNISSYWLMAHPIKMPVMPATVIAWILSVLFAYFTNRKWVFHSEATGTTAIAKEMVMFFGARLATGVIDWACMFIFVDIIGFNDVMIKTLANVVVIILNYVASKFLIFKKTT; encoded by the coding sequence ATGTTAAAAAAGCTGATCGAAAAATATAAGGATATTATTCCATACGGAGTTTTTGGTGTTTTAACAACACTTGTAAATATTTCGTCGTATTGGCTGATGGCACATCCGATCAAAATGCCGGTTATGCCGGCGACAGTGATTGCATGGATATTGTCAGTGCTGTTTGCTTATTTTACCAATCGAAAATGGGTATTCCACAGCGAAGCGACTGGAACGACAGCAATTGCTAAAGAAATGGTAATGTTTTTTGGTGCGAGGCTTGCTACAGGAGTCATAGATTGGGCATGTATGTTTATATTTGTAGATATCATTGGATTCAATGATGTGATGATAAAGACTCTTGCAAATGTTGTTGTTATTATACTGAATTATGTAGCAAGTAAGTTTTTAATTTTTAAGAAAACTACCTAA
- the trxA gene encoding thioredoxin gives MAKIELTKENFAQEVLQSDKPVLIDFWASWCGPCKMLSPVIDQLAEEAVDFKVASVDTEDQMDLAVSHNITSIPCLVVYKDGKEVNRSVGFIPKEKILELVNA, from the coding sequence ATGGCAAAGATTGAATTAACAAAAGAGAATTTCGCACAGGAAGTATTACAGTCAGACAAACCGGTTCTCATTGATTTCTGGGCAAGCTGGTGCGGCCCCTGCAAGATGCTGTCGCCGGTCATTGATCAGCTGGCAGAGGAAGCGGTTGATTTCAAGGTGGCAAGTGTGGATACAGAGGACCAGATGGATCTGGCAGTGTCCCACAACATCACATCCATTCCCTGCCTGGTTGTATACAAGGACGGCAAGGAAGTGAACCGGAGCGTCGGATTTATTCCGAAAGAAAAGATTCTGGAACTGGTGAACGCATAA
- the trxB gene encoding thioredoxin-disulfide reductase, producing MKDIIIIGGGPAGLSAAIYGVRAGKSVLVLEGNMIGGQILNTPEIENYPGIPHISGFEFVTGLQQQATDLGAELAYEAVTSVEDLGDHKVVHTAQNAYPCKAVILATGAKNRPMGLEKEKELIGKGISYCATCDGMFYRGKVTAVYGGGNTALEDAAYLSNVCEKVYLIHRRDQFRGDEQDVERLRKRDNVVFLLDSVIDSLKAEDRLTGLVLRNVKTGELTELAVDGLFVAIGQMPVNDVFSNITDLDGKGYIQAGEDCRTNTPGVFTAGDCRTKDVRQLTTAAADGAVAALAAAAYIG from the coding sequence ATGAAAGATATTATTATCATCGGCGGCGGTCCGGCAGGACTGAGCGCGGCAATTTACGGAGTACGGGCCGGCAAGAGTGTGCTGGTTCTGGAAGGAAATATGATCGGCGGACAGATTCTGAATACGCCGGAAATAGAGAACTATCCGGGAATCCCTCATATCAGCGGATTTGAATTTGTGACAGGTCTGCAGCAGCAGGCGACAGATCTGGGCGCGGAACTGGCCTATGAGGCAGTGACTTCTGTGGAGGACCTGGGGGATCACAAAGTGGTGCATACCGCGCAGAATGCGTACCCTTGCAAAGCAGTGATCCTGGCCACCGGAGCAAAGAACCGGCCCATGGGACTGGAGAAGGAGAAAGAGCTGATCGGGAAAGGCATTTCCTACTGCGCGACCTGCGACGGAATGTTTTACCGCGGCAAAGTGACCGCGGTCTACGGCGGCGGCAATACGGCACTGGAAGACGCGGCTTATCTGTCCAATGTCTGCGAGAAAGTCTACCTGATTCATCGGAGAGATCAGTTCCGCGGGGATGAGCAGGATGTGGAGCGTCTGAGAAAACGGGACAATGTAGTCTTTCTACTGGATTCTGTCATTGATTCCCTGAAGGCGGAGGATCGGCTGACAGGGCTGGTGCTGCGCAATGTAAAAACCGGGGAACTGACGGAGCTGGCAGTGGACGGACTGTTCGTGGCCATCGGTCAGATGCCGGTGAATGATGTCTTCTCCAATATTACCGATCTGGACGGCAAAGGATATATCCAGGCCGGAGAAGACTGCCGGACCAATACCCCGGGTGTATTTACCGCGGGTGACTGCCGGACCAAGGATGTGCGCCAGCTGACCACCGCGGCGGCGGACGGAGCAGTGGCGGCCCTGGCAGCGGCCGCATATATCGGATAG
- a CDS encoding MarR family transcriptional regulator: MTQEYNPDEALKLENQLCFPLYAAARLVTGRYTPYLKPLGLTYTQYIVFLVLWEQDGISMGELGSKLFLDNGTLTPLVKKMEKAGYVTRSRSEEDERVVLISLTDQGRAMKEKVKNIPLELAGCLHMRREDMVRLHDQLYRILKLEES, from the coding sequence ATGACACAGGAATACAATCCCGATGAAGCATTAAAACTGGAAAACCAGCTGTGCTTTCCGCTGTATGCGGCAGCCCGGCTGGTTACCGGCAGATATACACCCTACTTAAAACCACTGGGACTGACTTATACCCAGTATATTGTGTTTCTGGTGCTGTGGGAGCAGGACGGCATTTCCATGGGCGAGCTCGGCAGCAAGCTGTTCCTGGACAACGGAACCCTGACGCCGTTAGTGAAAAAAATGGAAAAAGCCGGGTATGTGACCCGAAGCCGGAGCGAAGAGGATGAACGGGTGGTACTTATCTCCCTGACGGACCAGGGACGGGCCATGAAAGAAAAGGTGAAAAATATTCCCCTGGAGCTGGCAGGCTGTCTCCATATGAGACGGGAAGACATGGTGCGTCTCCATGATCAGCTGTACCGCATTTTGAAACTGGAGGAATCCTGA
- a CDS encoding calcium/sodium antiporter: MDFSNHLLLAVVFLVIGFVLLIKGADLFVEGSSSIAKKLNVPAMIIGLTIVAMGTSLPELAVSLTASMAGNNELAVSNVLGSNLFNLTVVIGVCALIVPVTVQKNTLQRDFPVSVISTILLFALGIGGMTIGHADGVILSALFVIFLILMVRSALKARKAALTEFSPEAAELELEEEEVSEDIRVIPVWRCILYIGLGIAGIILGSDWVVGAASAIAAQFGLSQNLIGLTIVAIGTSLPELVTSVTAARKNEVDLALGNALGSNIFNVFLILGVSGAISPMGYGTENMIDTIILLGASLLVWMFAASSRKIVRKEGIVMLLVYAADMVYICLR; encoded by the coding sequence ATGGATTTTTCGAATCATCTGCTGCTGGCAGTGGTATTTCTGGTGATCGGTTTTGTCTTACTGATCAAAGGCGCCGATCTGTTTGTCGAGGGAAGTTCCAGCATTGCGAAAAAGCTGAATGTACCGGCCATGATCATCGGCCTGACCATTGTGGCAATGGGCACCAGCCTGCCGGAACTGGCCGTCAGCCTGACCGCTTCCATGGCAGGCAACAATGAACTGGCGGTCAGCAATGTGCTGGGTTCCAACCTGTTTAATCTGACGGTGGTGATCGGTGTCTGCGCGCTGATTGTACCGGTAACGGTACAGAAAAATACGCTGCAGAGAGATTTCCCGGTGTCTGTTATCAGCACCATCCTTCTGTTTGCGCTGGGGATCGGCGGAATGACCATCGGACATGCGGATGGTGTGATCTTAAGCGCGCTGTTTGTGATTTTTCTGATCCTGATGGTGCGCTCTGCGTTAAAGGCCAGAAAAGCGGCATTGACGGAGTTTTCGCCGGAAGCAGCGGAACTGGAGCTGGAAGAAGAGGAAGTCAGCGAGGATATCCGGGTGATTCCGGTATGGCGCTGCATTCTGTATATTGGTCTGGGAATCGCGGGAATCATTCTGGGCTCAGACTGGGTGGTAGGCGCGGCCAGTGCCATTGCGGCGCAGTTCGGACTGAGTCAGAACCTTATCGGCCTGACGATTGTGGCCATCGGTACCAGTCTGCCGGAACTGGTGACTTCTGTGACCGCCGCCCGGAAGAACGAGGTGGACCTGGCGCTGGGCAATGCGCTGGGTTCCAATATTTTTAATGTTTTTCTGATTCTGGGCGTATCCGGAGCCATCAGCCCCATGGGATACGGCACGGAGAACATGATCGATACGATTATTCTGCTTGGGGCCAGCCTGCTGGTATGGATGTTTGCTGCCAGCTCCAGAAAAATTGTGCGCAAAGAGGGAATTGTGATGCTTCTGGTCTATGCGGCGGATATGGTCTATATCTGTCTCCGGTAG
- a CDS encoding RluA family pseudouridine synthase gives MERIFTYTIPAEADGMDTAAFLLSRSYTRQILIGLKKDERGITVNGAHAGVRRILHTGDVLQTVFSEEASPGVRPVSLPCRILYEDEDLLLADKPADMPVHPSVNNHDNTLANALAWHYQQAGIPFTFRCITRLDRDTTGLVLLAKNRLAASILNRAHATIQKTYLAICQGRIPCAGVIDAPIARVQGSVIARCVDFARGDRALTRYSRLFYDPEKDLSLAHLIPDTGRTHQIRVHMRHIGHPLIGDFLYNPGNTALGRQALHCFGLDFVHPITRQKLHLSSPLPEDMRGCLAAVPAPFSGR, from the coding sequence ATGGAACGCATCTTTACTTACACGATCCCCGCGGAAGCAGACGGAATGGACACTGCTGCCTTCCTGCTGTCCCGCAGCTATACCCGGCAGATTCTCATCGGACTCAAGAAAGATGAGCGGGGCATTACCGTCAACGGCGCCCACGCCGGTGTCCGGAGGATTCTGCATACCGGAGATGTGCTGCAGACGGTATTTTCGGAAGAAGCCTCTCCGGGCGTCCGTCCGGTGTCTCTTCCCTGCCGCATCCTCTATGAAGACGAGGATCTGCTGCTGGCAGACAAGCCCGCCGATATGCCGGTTCACCCTTCTGTCAACAACCATGACAACACCCTGGCCAACGCGTTGGCTTGGCACTATCAGCAGGCCGGCATTCCCTTTACCTTCCGCTGCATCACCCGGCTGGACCGGGATACCACCGGACTGGTGCTCCTTGCCAAAAACAGGCTGGCCGCTTCCATCCTGAACCGTGCCCACGCAACTATACAAAAAACCTATCTGGCGATCTGTCAGGGACGGATCCCCTGCGCCGGTGTCATAGATGCTCCCATCGCCCGGGTACAGGGGTCTGTGATTGCCCGCTGTGTTGACTTTGCCCGGGGAGACCGGGCGCTGACCCGCTACTCCCGGCTCTTCTATGATCCGGAAAAGGACCTGTCCCTGGCACACCTGATCCCGGACACCGGCAGAACCCACCAGATCCGCGTCCACATGCGCCATATCGGGCATCCGCTGATCGGCGATTTTCTCTACAATCCGGGAAATACCGCCCTGGGCCGCCAGGCGCTCCACTGCTTCGGCCTGGACTTTGTCCATCCGATCACCCGTCAAAAACTGCACCTTTCTTCCCCGCTGCCCGAAGATATGCGCGGCTGTCTTGCCGCAGTTCCCGCTCCGTTCTCCGGCCGCTGA
- a CDS encoding leucine-rich repeat protein, with protein sequence MAVTAEKRQGKDGEYMEITGADPGTEVLVIPETVDGIPVRSVGSNAFSRREDLREIRIPGSVRQLKGFAFYHCPRLERLSMTDSVEDYYDGVIRQCRNLSEISVTMQRENYRILHELLGDNDRQVTFQLEIEDGKSRETVRLTFPEYVYNFQEDTMARAIHHKIEGAGYPFRECVSRDGIDFRGYDRLFFRISSYDTDTAVEIALNRLMYPKELLEEAKEQYRDFLREHGIDALRILIGAGDSERTGVLTRMELLAEEAVQYGIREASRERQTEICGLLMEYDRRKGAGGRKRETFSL encoded by the coding sequence GTGGCAGTTACAGCGGAAAAAAGACAGGGAAAAGACGGGGAATATATGGAGATTACCGGGGCGGATCCGGGAACGGAAGTGCTGGTGATTCCGGAGACAGTCGACGGAATCCCTGTGCGGAGCGTGGGATCCAATGCCTTTTCCCGCCGGGAGGATCTCCGGGAAATCCGCATTCCCGGGTCTGTCAGACAGCTGAAAGGGTTTGCTTTTTATCACTGTCCCCGTCTGGAACGGCTGAGCATGACGGACAGTGTGGAGGATTACTATGACGGCGTGATCCGGCAGTGCCGGAACCTGTCGGAAATATCGGTTACGATGCAGCGGGAAAACTACCGGATTCTGCATGAGCTTCTGGGAGACAATGACCGCCAGGTGACGTTTCAGCTGGAAATAGAGGATGGAAAGTCCCGGGAAACGGTGCGTCTGACGTTTCCGGAATATGTATACAACTTTCAGGAAGATACCATGGCCCGGGCGATTCATCACAAAATCGAGGGAGCCGGATATCCCTTCCGTGAATGTGTCTCCCGGGACGGAATTGATTTCCGCGGGTATGACCGGCTGTTTTTTCGGATTTCCAGCTATGATACGGACACTGCGGTGGAGATCGCGCTCAACCGCCTGATGTATCCAAAAGAACTGCTGGAAGAAGCAAAAGAGCAGTACCGGGATTTTCTCCGGGAACACGGGATAGACGCCCTGCGGATCCTGATTGGGGCAGGAGACAGCGAGCGGACGGGCGTGCTGACGCGGATGGAGCTGCTGGCCGAAGAGGCCGTGCAGTATGGGATCCGGGAGGCTTCCCGGGAAAGACAGACAGAGATCTGCGGTCTGCTGATGGAATATGACCGCAGGAAAGGAGCCGGAGGCAGGAAGCGGGAGACTTTTTCCCTGTAA